Proteins encoded within one genomic window of Phototrophicus methaneseepsis:
- a CDS encoding SCO family protein, with protein MKNDDKIALPAWLIWLLVGLIAAIILVLGYIIVQQLQANDSDAFASLADFEDPDFNGIDTIQPPREMPNFTLTGTDGDPISLSDLPQQPTLIFFGFTNCPDICPITLGEMKALHDALGDEGDDLNYVFISVDGERDIPEHMGDYLALRSVDAYVTGLTGNPEDVRRIGADYGVKFVYGTPDDNGNYNVDHTSSMFLLDSNREWIRKYAFNMERAVLLEDIQQILDDEAEAA; from the coding sequence ATGAAAAACGACGACAAAATCGCGCTGCCAGCCTGGCTTATATGGCTTCTGGTTGGTTTAATCGCTGCGATTATTTTAGTGCTCGGCTATATCATTGTGCAGCAACTTCAAGCCAATGATAGCGACGCGTTTGCAAGCCTTGCCGATTTTGAGGACCCAGACTTTAATGGAATCGACACCATCCAACCACCTCGCGAAATGCCCAATTTCACATTAACAGGCACAGACGGCGACCCCATTAGCCTCAGCGACCTGCCCCAGCAACCAACTCTGATCTTCTTCGGCTTCACCAATTGCCCAGATATTTGCCCGATCACACTGGGTGAGATGAAAGCATTGCATGATGCGCTCGGCGATGAAGGCGATGACTTAAATTATGTGTTCATCAGCGTGGATGGCGAACGCGATATCCCTGAGCATATGGGCGACTACCTGGCCCTGCGTAGCGTCGATGCCTATGTCACCGGTCTGACAGGTAACCCAGAAGATGTGCGGCGCATCGGCGCAGATTATGGGGTGAAGTTCGTCTATGGGACGCCCGACGATAATGGCAACTACAACGTAGACCATACGTCGAGCATGTTCTTGCTGGATAGCAACCGCGAATGGATCCGCAAGTATGCTTTTAACATGGAACGGGCTGTTCTTCTGGAAGATATACAACAGATTCTGGATGACGAAGCAGAGGCTGCCTGA
- the tgt gene encoding tRNA guanosine(34) transglycosylase Tgt, translating to MAFEFELIATDGRARAGILHTPHGDIPTPCFAPVGTQATVKAVPPRDLTELNASLVLANTYHLHLRPGEDLVQQMGGLHEFMQWNGPILTDSGGFQVFSLTQINKIDDEGVTFRSHIDGSQRRLTPESSMAIQQALGADIIMAFDQCPPPKDRETVEKAVARTHNWAARCREAHPYDDKQALFGIVQGGIFQDLRAQSAEFIQSLDLKGYAIGGLAVGESKAEQYETLDFTLPLMPNNRPRYLMGVGDPDDLCEAITRGIDIFDCVIPTRLARHGAAFTFDGRINMKNARFKDDPNPLILDEAFKSYSQNFSRAYLRHLMIAKELLGYYLLSLNNIAFLITHVQNMRQAIIEGRLAEYTQTFLQRYLGRSQ from the coding sequence ATGGCCTTTGAATTTGAACTTATCGCCACAGATGGCCGTGCCCGTGCCGGCATTCTTCATACACCACATGGCGACATTCCAACACCTTGTTTTGCGCCGGTTGGCACACAAGCAACGGTCAAAGCAGTGCCGCCGCGGGATTTAACCGAGCTCAATGCATCGCTTGTCCTGGCAAATACTTATCATTTGCATCTGCGCCCTGGCGAAGACCTCGTACAACAGATGGGCGGCTTGCATGAATTTATGCAATGGAATGGCCCGATCCTCACGGATTCCGGCGGCTTCCAGGTTTTTAGCCTGACGCAAATCAATAAGATTGATGACGAAGGCGTCACCTTCCGCAGCCATATCGACGGTAGTCAGCGACGCCTCACCCCGGAAAGCTCAATGGCCATTCAGCAGGCGTTAGGTGCCGATATCATCATGGCTTTTGACCAGTGCCCACCACCTAAAGACCGGGAAACTGTCGAGAAAGCGGTTGCACGTACCCATAATTGGGCCGCACGCTGCCGAGAAGCCCATCCCTACGATGATAAACAGGCTCTGTTTGGCATTGTCCAGGGGGGCATCTTCCAGGATTTACGCGCCCAATCCGCTGAATTTATTCAATCGCTGGATTTAAAGGGCTATGCCATTGGCGGCCTAGCTGTTGGGGAATCCAAAGCGGAGCAATACGAGACGCTCGATTTTACGCTGCCACTCATGCCGAATAATCGTCCCCGCTACCTGATGGGCGTCGGGGACCCCGATGACCTTTGCGAGGCCATCACACGGGGCATTGATATATTCGATTGTGTGATCCCAACACGCCTTGCACGACATGGGGCCGCCTTCACCTTCGATGGTCGCATCAATATGAAGAATGCGCGCTTTAAGGATGATCCGAACCCGCTGATCCTTGATGAAGCTTTCAAAAGTTATTCACAAAATTTCAGCCGGGCTTACTTGCGCCATCTCATGATTGCAAAAGAACTACTAGGCTATTATTTACTCAGCCTGAACAACATCGCTTTCTTGATCACTCACGTCCAGAATATGCGGCAAGCCATCATTGAGGGGCGGCTCGCCGAATATACGCAGACCTTCTTGCAACGTTACTTAGGCCGCTCTCAATAG
- a CDS encoding PIG-L family deacetylase, whose protein sequence is MTAKRLLFSLAHPDDESFGSGAVIAKYVAEGVDVSLICATDGDMGTIPDAMKGQYQTIRELRVAEMHCAAEKLGFKHLFMYGYCDSGMMNSESNQDPKCLWYNWQNEPDVVVQRVVETIRTVKPQVIVTFNKYGGYGHPDHIAIQQATEKAFFLAGDPDYAGSDLEPYQPQKLYYTAMPGLILRINLVLMRLRGQDPRKMGVNKDLDFVAVVENIEPVHAKVNITGYLQAWDEASACHASQGGGMASAFPMWLRRILYRTQDFTRTYPRPNRNSVDERDLFTGVKLEL, encoded by the coding sequence ATGACGGCGAAACGTCTGCTGTTTAGTTTGGCACATCCCGATGACGAGAGTTTTGGTTCCGGGGCTGTCATTGCGAAGTATGTTGCGGAAGGTGTCGATGTATCTCTTATCTGTGCGACAGATGGCGATATGGGCACTATCCCCGATGCAATGAAAGGTCAGTATCAAACAATCCGTGAATTGCGCGTTGCAGAGATGCATTGTGCTGCGGAAAAGCTTGGTTTCAAGCATCTCTTTATGTACGGTTACTGCGATAGCGGTATGATGAATAGTGAATCCAACCAGGATCCCAAATGCCTGTGGTACAACTGGCAAAATGAGCCTGATGTTGTCGTGCAGCGTGTGGTGGAGACGATCCGGACAGTTAAGCCGCAAGTGATTGTGACGTTTAACAAGTATGGTGGTTATGGGCATCCGGATCATATTGCGATTCAACAGGCGACGGAGAAGGCTTTCTTCCTGGCGGGTGACCCGGACTACGCGGGCAGTGACCTGGAACCCTACCAACCACAGAAGTTGTATTATACAGCTATGCCAGGCCTGATCCTGCGGATTAATCTGGTGCTGATGCGCTTGCGTGGACAGGACCCGCGTAAAATGGGCGTGAATAAGGATCTCGATTTTGTCGCTGTGGTCGAAAATATTGAGCCCGTCCATGCTAAGGTGAACATCACGGGCTATCTGCAAGCCTGGGACGAAGCCAGTGCTTGCCATGCCAGCCAGGGCGGCGGTATGGCTTCTGCTTTCCCGATGTGGCTGCGGCGCATTCTTTACCGCACACAGGACTTCACGCGGACGTACCCACGTCCGAACCGCAACAGCGTCGATGAGCGTGACCTGTTTACGGGTGTTAAGTTAGAGCTATAG
- the uvrA gene encoding excinuclease ABC subunit UvrA, producing MPDKIIVKGAREHNLKNIDVEIPRDQLVVITGLSGSGKSSLAFDTIFAEGQRRYVESLSAYARQFLGLMEKPDVDQIEGLSPAVSIDQKSVSSNPRSTVGTVTEVYDYLRLLYARIGVPHCPVCGIELEAQSAQQIVDDVLGMEDGKRVQILAPVIQNKKGNHTKVLDELQKSGFVRARIDGEVRELEEPIELDRYVIHNIEAIVDRLVIRRYEENDDEAQAFETRLTDSIETALELGDGRITINDITDRDNPVDILYSEHLACPNGHGSFPELEPRLFSFNTPRGACETCQGLGFSLQVDADMLVPNSNLSIQDGAIDANGWNIDDHNSWTWNVFKGLSEAYHIPLDVPWKDLTQKQRDIFMHGLGSKKIDVRYINKRGQVRVYQTRFEGVIKNLERRYNQTDSEAMRERIESYMTKVPCSACQGQRLRPEALAVTIADENIYNISEMPVAELVIWISGLRGDDGLEARLNSRDQQISFQILNELQSRIGFLNDVGLNYLTLSRSAGSLSGGEAQRIRLASQVGSRLTGVLYVLDEPSIGLHQRDNERLINTLTGLRDLGNTVLVVEHDEDTMRSADWLIDLGPGAGEHGGRVVAEGTPEEVMEVVGSATGDYLSGRFKIETPTARRPGTGEWLTVKGAEENNLRNVDVGFPIGTFTCVTGVSGSGKSSLVVDVLYNKMAQIINGSRERPGKHESIEGVEKIDKVINIDQSPIGRTPRSNPGTYTKMFDDIRSLFAQLPESKIRGYNAGRFSFNVKGGRCEHCGGQGLIRIEMQFLPDVYVECEVCHGTRYNRETLQVHYHGKDIAEILNMTVDEALTFFENQPKIMRKLETLAAVGLGYIRLGQPATTLSGGEAQRIKLSRELSKRATGQTLYVLDEPSTGLHAVDVKRLIDVLQQLVDNGNTIVVIEHNLDIIKVSDYIIDMGPEGGSGGGEVLAAGTPEEIAMVPESHTGRFLKHYVKLAEPVGD from the coding sequence ATGCCAGATAAGATCATTGTCAAAGGCGCACGCGAACACAATCTGAAAAACATCGACGTGGAAATTCCACGCGATCAACTCGTGGTGATTACAGGGCTGTCTGGTTCCGGCAAATCGTCACTCGCATTTGATACGATCTTTGCGGAAGGACAGCGGCGCTATGTCGAGAGTTTGAGTGCTTACGCTCGGCAGTTCCTGGGGTTGATGGAAAAACCAGATGTCGATCAGATCGAAGGGCTGAGCCCAGCAGTCTCCATCGACCAGAAGAGCGTCAGCAGCAACCCACGTTCAACAGTGGGCACCGTGACTGAAGTCTACGATTATTTGCGTCTTTTGTACGCGCGTATTGGCGTCCCGCACTGCCCCGTCTGCGGCATTGAGCTAGAAGCTCAGAGTGCTCAGCAGATCGTCGATGACGTCCTGGGCATGGAAGATGGCAAGCGCGTGCAGATCCTCGCACCCGTCATCCAGAATAAGAAGGGCAACCATACCAAGGTGCTGGACGAGCTACAAAAGTCCGGCTTTGTGCGTGCCCGCATTGATGGCGAAGTACGCGAGCTTGAAGAACCGATTGAGCTGGACCGCTATGTCATCCATAACATTGAAGCCATTGTGGACCGTCTCGTCATCCGGCGCTACGAGGAAAACGACGACGAAGCACAGGCATTTGAGACACGTCTGACGGACAGCATCGAGACAGCGCTCGAACTCGGTGATGGACGGATTACCATCAACGACATAACCGACCGCGATAACCCAGTTGATATTCTCTATAGTGAGCATCTCGCCTGCCCGAATGGGCATGGCAGCTTCCCTGAGTTAGAGCCTCGGCTGTTCAGCTTCAATACGCCGCGTGGCGCATGTGAAACATGCCAGGGCCTGGGCTTCAGCTTACAGGTTGACGCCGATATGCTGGTGCCAAACTCAAACCTGAGCATTCAGGATGGCGCGATTGATGCTAACGGCTGGAACATCGACGACCACAATAGTTGGACGTGGAATGTCTTCAAAGGCCTATCAGAGGCCTACCACATTCCGCTTGATGTTCCCTGGAAAGACCTGACACAGAAGCAGCGCGACATCTTCATGCATGGCCTGGGGTCAAAGAAGATTGACGTACGCTACATCAACAAACGGGGTCAGGTACGCGTCTACCAGACCCGCTTCGAAGGCGTCATCAAGAATCTGGAACGCCGCTATAACCAGACGGACAGCGAAGCGATGCGGGAGCGTATCGAAAGCTATATGACCAAGGTGCCCTGCTCAGCCTGTCAGGGGCAGCGCCTGCGGCCAGAAGCGCTGGCAGTCACCATCGCTGACGAGAACATCTACAACATTTCAGAGATGCCCGTCGCGGAATTGGTCATCTGGATCTCTGGGCTGCGCGGCGATGATGGCCTGGAAGCACGCCTCAATTCGCGCGATCAACAGATTTCATTCCAGATACTCAATGAGTTGCAATCTCGTATCGGGTTCCTCAACGATGTGGGCCTCAACTATCTGACGCTCTCACGGTCTGCGGGTTCACTGAGCGGTGGTGAAGCACAACGTATTCGCCTCGCGTCTCAGGTTGGCAGCCGCCTGACAGGGGTACTGTACGTGCTGGATGAACCCTCAATCGGCCTGCATCAGCGCGATAACGAGCGCCTCATCAATACGCTGACGGGACTGCGTGACCTGGGTAATACGGTCCTGGTGGTGGAACATGACGAAGATACGATGCGCAGCGCAGACTGGCTCATAGACCTGGGGCCGGGCGCGGGCGAACATGGCGGGCGTGTCGTCGCTGAAGGCACGCCGGAAGAAGTTATGGAAGTCGTGGGCAGCGCAACCGGGGATTATCTTTCCGGGCGTTTTAAGATTGAGACGCCGACCGCACGTCGTCCCGGTACAGGCGAATGGCTGACCGTCAAAGGCGCAGAAGAGAACAACCTCAGGAACGTCGATGTTGGCTTCCCGATTGGCACCTTCACCTGTGTGACGGGCGTCAGTGGCAGCGGGAAATCATCGCTTGTCGTTGATGTGCTCTACAACAAGATGGCACAGATCATCAATGGCAGCCGCGAGCGCCCTGGCAAACATGAATCCATTGAAGGCGTTGAAAAGATCGACAAAGTCATCAATATCGACCAGAGCCCGATTGGCCGCACCCCTCGCAGCAATCCGGGCACCTATACCAAGATGTTCGATGATATTCGGTCGCTCTTCGCACAACTGCCAGAAAGTAAAATCCGTGGCTATAACGCGGGACGCTTCAGCTTCAACGTCAAAGGCGGGCGCTGTGAACACTGCGGCGGTCAGGGCCTGATTCGTATCGAGATGCAGTTCTTGCCCGATGTCTACGTTGAGTGCGAAGTCTGCCACGGGACGCGCTATAACCGTGAGACGCTGCAAGTGCATTATCATGGCAAAGATATTGCCGAAATCCTCAATATGACCGTTGATGAAGCGCTGACCTTCTTCGAGAATCAGCCGAAGATCATGCGTAAGCTGGAGACATTAGCGGCGGTCGGCCTGGGGTATATCCGCCTGGGGCAGCCCGCGACGACGCTCAGCGGTGGTGAAGCACAGCGTATCAAGCTCAGCCGAGAATTGAGCAAACGTGCGACAGGTCAAACGCTGTACGTCCTCGATGAACCCAGTACAGGCCTGCACGCGGTTGACGTCAAACGCTTGATCGATGTCTTACAACAGCTCGTTGATAACGGCAATACCATCGTCGTCATTGAGCATAATCTGGATATCATTAAAGTCTCTGACTACATCATTGATATGGGGCCGGAAGGTGGCAGCGGTGGCGGTGAGGTCCTCGCAGCAGGGACGCCAGAAGAGATCGCCATGGTGCCGGAAAGTCACACAGGGCGCTTCTTAAAGCACTATGTCAAGTTGGCGGAGCCTGTTGGGGACTGA
- a CDS encoding tetratricopeptide repeat protein, with translation MAGKRPAEQIDRLLDAIDHIRAGDRDAARPILQQLIRDDSNFEDAWLWMSVAVEHVDQSMVCLDNVLRINPRNTYAANALLHLRANDMIEERQRNRLQLLRDSFLSIFWLLVAIVMVAVFATLFFLPHAAT, from the coding sequence ATGGCTGGCAAACGGCCTGCTGAGCAAATCGATCGATTACTAGATGCAATCGACCATATCCGTGCCGGGGACCGGGATGCAGCCCGGCCTATCTTGCAGCAGCTCATCCGCGATGACAGCAATTTTGAAGATGCCTGGTTGTGGATGAGCGTTGCTGTTGAACATGTGGATCAGTCTATGGTGTGCCTCGATAACGTGCTGCGGATTAATCCACGCAATACCTATGCAGCGAATGCCTTGCTGCATCTGCGCGCTAATGACATGATCGAAGAACGGCAGCGTAACCGCCTCCAGCTATTACGTGACAGCTTCCTGAGTATTTTCTGGTTACTGGTTGCGATTGTGATGGTGGCTGTTTTTGCGACGTTATTCTTCTTACCTCACGCAGCGACCTAA
- a CDS encoding substrate-binding domain-containing protein, which translates to MFKQTKRVLATAALMALVACNPQMHPATPSPTAAESYTVYTTSNAAPLVESLLSHYNESLSEELFRYDVGNHGQLLAGLGDNELDYFVSHHRPNDDDIWAAPIAQDGIVAIVHADNAITNLTTALLRQIYQGFITNWAELGGENITITLYSREAGSAVRAEFDRLVMGQRVTSPNAQIVPSTQAAILSITEDRGGLAYIPLSQLTSQVHALSIDDIPPTQDSVAQQIYPLRSTLFIIGREEPKEPYAALISWIQSTVGQNIVSEHYIPLPR; encoded by the coding sequence ATGTTCAAGCAAACGAAACGGGTCCTGGCAACAGCGGCATTAATGGCACTGGTTGCTTGCAATCCGCAGATGCATCCAGCCACCCCATCGCCAACAGCAGCCGAATCCTATACGGTTTATACAACCAGCAACGCAGCGCCTCTCGTAGAGTCGCTGCTGTCTCATTACAACGAGTCTCTGTCTGAAGAGCTGTTTCGCTATGATGTGGGCAACCATGGTCAACTGCTGGCCGGGCTGGGAGACAATGAGCTCGATTACTTCGTCAGCCATCACCGCCCCAACGACGATGACATATGGGCTGCACCCATTGCTCAGGATGGTATCGTCGCAATCGTCCATGCGGATAACGCCATCACCAACCTGACGACCGCCTTACTGCGACAGATATACCAGGGTTTCATCACCAATTGGGCAGAACTGGGGGGCGAAAATATCACCATTACGCTCTACAGCCGGGAGGCTGGCTCTGCTGTGCGTGCGGAGTTCGACCGGCTTGTGATGGGCCAGCGTGTGACCAGCCCCAATGCTCAGATCGTACCCTCAACACAGGCCGCCATCCTGAGCATCACGGAGGACCGTGGCGGATTGGCTTATATCCCGCTTAGCCAATTAACAAGCCAGGTGCACGCCCTCTCCATTGATGATATTCCCCCAACACAAGACAGCGTAGCCCAACAAATCTACCCTCTCAGGTCAACGCTGTTCATCATCGGGCGAGAAGAACCCAAAGAACCGTATGCCGCGCTCATCAGTTGGATACAAAGCACTGTTGGGCAAAATATCGTCAGCGAGCACTATATCCCCCTGCCACGCTAA
- the alr gene encoding alanine racemase, with protein sequence MISLYDFLNAANGQLFGEPAAQLFTNFCLDPYLADSSTLFVALQTPRGNTDQYIEEAIQRGAGGVVCTHPPDCETDGVSVVMVRDPFDAMIAWSKYILKKYTPHIVAVSGSSAKSVAVKAIAHLLSQKYGVHGGDIDVSGLLNIPLSLANMRPDDEYLVLKFDVEKPGDMADLLEIASPDIAVICHIDCYHPSTFTSCNQLLDEYRMLVKAVPEQGLVVLNADDAQAAELAETVTAPVRTVAMDVFGADLMAYNILTDTARTGFDLRFGSERFVARWIPLLGKFHLYSALAALAVGQYAGVPLDRGLRALTKLTPIAGRLSPLRGTGGAALIDDSYSANMISTHGALEWLSDVKYEHQAVVILGDMDDLADHTQLGHRAVGIQAAQVADVLITLGAQAAQAARSAVDHGMDSQSVFSAYSVEEVLNAVRRYHLTKDDIVLIKGGREARMEHITRALLDNPEDEPNTVRYMPQVEETDEHPGSQTLYTSWIEVDTAILGDNIGIIRNMLADHVTLCAVIKADAYGHGAVATAHVALQSGATYLAVASMTEALELRDAGIEAPILILTYTPLHAIRQAVRSNLTVTIFDLEQARAYDRAVRDMRDPLKYHVKVDTGMGRMGVLARDALHMFRYLAALSHMQLEGIYTHFSVADEDLDFTREQVAQFKRVVQAVRASGFDVTYAHCANSAGVLQGPEFHMDMVRPGVMMYGMAPAPGLQLPPGINPALSWKTTVLQVKTLPAGHNVGYGNAYTTQETEKIAILPVGYADGLRRSPRSWQSVLIRGQRAPLIGRVSMEKATVSVQHIAGVVPGDEVVLLGSQGDDAITADEVARWLGTINYEVVTNILRHVPRTIS encoded by the coding sequence ATGATAAGCCTTTACGATTTTCTCAATGCTGCTAACGGACAACTCTTTGGGGAACCAGCCGCACAGTTGTTCACAAACTTCTGCCTGGACCCTTACTTAGCTGATAGTTCGACCTTGTTCGTGGCGCTACAAACACCACGCGGCAATACAGACCAGTACATCGAAGAAGCCATCCAGCGCGGTGCAGGGGGTGTCGTTTGCACGCATCCGCCAGATTGTGAGACGGATGGCGTCTCCGTCGTCATGGTACGTGATCCGTTTGATGCCATGATCGCATGGTCAAAGTACATCCTGAAGAAATACACACCGCATATTGTCGCCGTGAGCGGTTCCTCCGCTAAATCGGTTGCTGTTAAGGCGATTGCACATCTGCTGAGCCAGAAATATGGCGTGCATGGCGGCGATATAGATGTCAGCGGGTTGCTGAACATTCCACTTTCACTGGCGAATATGCGCCCAGATGATGAGTACCTGGTTTTGAAGTTCGACGTTGAGAAACCGGGTGATATGGCCGATCTGTTGGAAATTGCATCGCCAGATATTGCCGTAATCTGCCATATTGATTGTTATCATCCTTCTACGTTCACAAGCTGCAATCAGTTGTTAGACGAGTATCGTATGCTCGTCAAAGCCGTGCCTGAACAAGGCCTTGTGGTGCTCAATGCCGATGATGCCCAGGCAGCTGAATTGGCAGAGACTGTGACGGCACCGGTGCGCACTGTCGCGATGGATGTCTTCGGCGCTGACTTGATGGCTTATAACATCCTAACGGATACAGCGCGCACAGGTTTTGATTTACGCTTTGGCAGTGAGCGCTTCGTCGCTCGTTGGATTCCGTTGTTGGGTAAGTTTCACCTGTATAGTGCCCTGGCGGCTTTGGCAGTCGGCCAGTATGCCGGGGTGCCATTAGATAGGGGCCTGCGTGCGCTCACCAAATTGACGCCTATCGCGGGCCGTTTATCGCCTCTACGCGGTACAGGTGGCGCTGCCCTGATTGACGATAGCTATTCTGCCAATATGATCTCTACCCATGGCGCGCTTGAGTGGCTTTCTGATGTCAAATATGAGCATCAGGCCGTTGTTATCCTGGGCGATATGGATGATCTGGCGGATCATACGCAGCTAGGGCACCGGGCTGTGGGCATTCAGGCGGCACAGGTCGCTGATGTGCTCATTACATTAGGCGCTCAGGCGGCCCAGGCCGCGCGCTCTGCTGTGGATCACGGTATGGATTCCCAATCCGTTTTCTCAGCGTATAGTGTCGAAGAAGTGCTGAATGCTGTACGACGCTATCATCTGACGAAGGACGATATTGTGCTCATCAAGGGCGGGCGAGAAGCTCGCATGGAGCATATCACGCGCGCGCTGTTGGATAACCCGGAAGACGAGCCTAATACAGTCCGCTACATGCCCCAGGTGGAAGAAACAGACGAACACCCCGGCTCGCAAACGCTCTATACCAGTTGGATTGAGGTCGATACCGCAATCCTTGGGGATAACATTGGCATCATACGGAATATGCTGGCGGACCATGTGACGTTGTGCGCTGTTATCAAAGCCGATGCATATGGGCATGGGGCTGTCGCAACAGCACATGTGGCTTTGCAGAGTGGGGCGACTTATCTAGCGGTGGCATCCATGACTGAGGCGCTAGAGCTGCGAGATGCAGGCATTGAAGCGCCTATTCTGATTTTGACCTATACACCCCTGCATGCAATCCGTCAGGCGGTGCGCTCCAATCTGACTGTGACGATTTTTGATTTGGAGCAGGCGCGTGCTTACGACCGTGCAGTGCGCGATATGCGCGATCCTCTGAAATATCATGTCAAGGTCGATACAGGTATGGGACGTATGGGCGTACTGGCGCGTGATGCGCTGCACATGTTCCGCTATCTGGCGGCGCTCAGCCATATGCAGTTAGAGGGCATTTATACACACTTTTCCGTGGCTGATGAAGACCTCGATTTTACCAGAGAGCAGGTTGCACAATTCAAGCGTGTGGTACAGGCTGTGCGCGCCAGCGGCTTTGATGTGACGTATGCGCACTGTGCGAATTCAGCGGGTGTGCTGCAAGGCCCGGAATTTCATATGGATATGGTGCGGCCCGGTGTGATGATGTATGGCATGGCCCCTGCGCCCGGGTTGCAGTTGCCCCCTGGTATCAACCCGGCCTTAAGCTGGAAGACAACTGTTTTACAGGTTAAAACGCTGCCAGCAGGGCATAACGTCGGCTATGGTAATGCCTATACCACACAGGAAACTGAAAAAATCGCCATTTTGCCCGTCGGCTATGCAGATGGTTTACGGCGTTCGCCGCGCTCCTGGCAATCCGTCCTCATACGCGGGCAGCGTGCGCCCTTGATTGGCCGCGTTAGCATGGAAAAAGCCACCGTTAGCGTGCAGCATATCGCGGGCGTTGTACCGGGCGATGAAGTCGTCCTGCTGGGTTCGCAGGGGGATGATGCTATCACCGCCGATGAAGTCGCGCGCTGGTTAGGTACGATCAATTATGAAGTGGTGACGAATATCTTGCGTCACGTGCCGCGCACCATATCGTGA
- a CDS encoding DUF3048 domain-containing protein yields the protein MRQIASFIALFAVLLIGLTQADIQPASGQFATNTPAPNTAMPTSLPPTENGPQNATAVPTEDGSTSGGGIFATNTVSGPTNTPESTATDTVTATPSATPSSTPTATPTSTDTPSPTPTQVGPYSYPEGINPLTGLPYLDEEAMQRRNLIVKISNYPPLVRPQYGVNSADVVYEYEAEGGVTRFAAIFRSQSPGRVGSVRSGRLMDIQLATMYRALLAYSGTSQPIQDLFLGEGFFDYQLLSPSIGHDCETDGFCRDEELRQLVPFEHTLFGDTDKMWQTATRQGANTGWVARGFSFAEEPDPNGTPANDIFINWYGQTDARWQYDEETSRYLRYTDSVPHYDKGDGEQLWVDNIVIIVVPHERRPDLFEPGAKNESLEIQLWGQNLAYVVRDGEYWNGYWRRENEEQGTALQLIYGNNQSIKLKPGRTWVEVVRGFGDVTISEQQADMVATATILAQTPSPTPIETHPD from the coding sequence ATGCGCCAGATTGCCAGTTTCATCGCGCTTTTTGCTGTGCTGCTGATTGGGCTTACCCAGGCTGATATTCAGCCTGCCAGCGGGCAATTCGCCACAAATACGCCCGCGCCCAATACCGCCATGCCCACAAGCCTCCCGCCAACCGAGAATGGTCCGCAAAATGCAACCGCAGTGCCGACCGAGGATGGCAGCACATCCGGAGGGGGAATTTTCGCCACAAATACCGTTTCAGGCCCGACGAACACACCTGAAAGTACGGCTACAGATACGGTTACAGCAACACCTAGTGCGACACCATCCAGCACACCGACTGCAACGCCAACCTCGACGGATACACCATCGCCAACCCCCACACAAGTTGGCCCTTATTCCTACCCTGAAGGTATTAATCCCCTGACGGGATTGCCCTACCTCGACGAAGAGGCCATGCAGCGCCGCAATCTGATCGTCAAGATTTCCAACTACCCGCCGCTGGTGCGCCCGCAATATGGCGTCAATAGTGCCGATGTGGTCTATGAATACGAAGCAGAAGGCGGCGTCACACGCTTTGCAGCCATCTTCCGCTCGCAGTCACCAGGGCGTGTTGGCTCCGTGCGCAGCGGTCGCCTGATGGATATTCAACTGGCGACGATGTACCGCGCTCTACTAGCTTATTCCGGTACGAGCCAGCCCATCCAAGACCTGTTCCTGGGCGAAGGTTTCTTCGATTATCAGCTCCTCTCGCCCTCCATCGGCCATGATTGTGAAACGGACGGCTTCTGCCGGGATGAAGAATTGCGCCAGCTCGTCCCATTTGAACATACGCTCTTCGGTGATACAGACAAAATGTGGCAAACAGCCACACGCCAGGGGGCGAACACAGGCTGGGTAGCACGTGGCTTCTCCTTCGCGGAAGAACCGGACCCCAACGGTACACCGGCCAATGACATCTTCATCAACTGGTATGGGCAAACCGATGCCCGCTGGCAATATGATGAAGAAACAAGCCGCTACCTGCGCTATACCGACAGCGTGCCGCACTATGATAAAGGCGATGGCGAGCAGCTCTGGGTCGATAATATCGTCATTATCGTCGTGCCTCACGAACGCCGCCCAGACCTCTTTGAGCCGGGTGCGAAAAACGAATCGCTGGAAATCCAACTATGGGGCCAGAATCTCGCTTATGTCGTCCGCGACGGCGAATACTGGAATGGCTATTGGCGTCGTGAAAATGAAGAACAAGGGACTGCGCTCCAGCTTATCTATGGCAACAACCAGTCGATTAAGCTAAAACCGGGCCGCACCTGGGTAGAAGTGGTGCGTGGCTTCGGCGATGTCACCATTAGCGAACAGCAAGCGGATATGGTTGCAACCGCGACCATCTTGGCTCAGACGCCTTCACCGACACCGATTGAAACACATCCTGATTAG